Proteins encoded within one genomic window of Calonectris borealis chromosome 1, bCalBor7.hap1.2, whole genome shotgun sequence:
- the THAP12 gene encoding 52 kDa repressor of the inhibitor of the protein kinase produces MPNFCAAPNCTRKSTQSDLAFFRFPRDPVRCQRWVENCRRADLEDKTPDQLNKHYRLCAKHFETSMICRSSPYRTVLRDNAVPTIFDLTSHLNNPHSRHRKRIKELSEDEIRTLKQQKIDEAFEREQATQELNESNEQNTVSEEGGEEQEEESVPLTLEERENKDYLKSLFEILILMGKQNIPLDGHSVDELPEGIFTSDNFQALLEYRINAGDEVLRKRFEMTAVNLEYCSKTQQKQMLEICESCVREETLREVRDSHFFSIVTDEVVDIAGEEHLPVLVRFVDDSHNLREEFIGFLPYEADAEILAVKFHTTITEKWGLNMEYCRGQAYIVSSGFASKMKVVATRLLEKYPQAVYTLCSSCALNVWLAKSVPVVGVSIALGTIEEVCCLFNQSPQLLVELDNTISVLFQNNEEKGNELKEICRSQWTGRHDTFEVLVDLMQALVLCLDAVSSDSSVRWNNFIAGRAFVLSSALTDFDFIVTIVILKNVLSFTRAFGKNLQGQTSDVFFAASSLTAVLHSLNEVMENIEVYHEFWFEEATNLATKLDVQIKLPGKFRRARQGNLDSEVTSENYYKEILSVPTVEHIIQELKDIFSEQHLKALKCLSLVPSVMGQLKFNTSEEHHADMYKNDLPNPDTLSAELHCWRIKWKHRGKDIELPATIYEALHLPDIKFFPNVYALLKVLCILPVMKVENEKYEIGRKRLKAYLKNTLTEQRSSNLALLNINFDIKHDLDLMVDTYIKLYPDKVEFQEDFIPSNNSEVTEDA; encoded by the exons ATGCCGAACTTCTGTGCGGCCCCCAACTGCACCCGCAAGAGCACCCAGTCCGACCTGGCCTTCTTCCGCTTCCCCCGGGACCCGGTCAG ATGTCAAAGATGGGTAGAGAACTGTCGAAGGGCAGATTTAGAAGATAAAACTCCAGATCAACTCAACAAGCATTACAGATTGTGTGCTAAACATTTTGAGACTTCTATGATATGTAGAAGT AGCCCTTACAGAACGGTTTTACGGGATAATGCTGTGCCAACTATATTTGATCTTACAAGTCACTTGAACAATCCCCACAGTAGGCATAGGAAAAGGATAAAAGAGCTG agtgAAGATGAAATAAGAACACTGAAGCAACAAAAGA TTGATGAAGCTTTTGAACGGGAACAGGCAACTCAAGAATTGAACGAAAGCAACGAACAAAATACTGTCtcagaggaaggaggggaagaacaAGAGGAAGAATCTGTCCCCTTAacactggaagaaagagaaaacaaagattacCTTAAATCTTTGTTTGAAATTTTGATCCTAATGGGTAAACAAAATATTCCTTTGGATGGCCATAGTGTTGATGAGCTTCCAGAAGGTATTTTTACTTCAGATAACTTTCAGGCTCTACTGGAATATAGAATAAACGCTGGAGATGAAGTTCTGAGGAAACGATTTGAGATGACTGCAGTCAATCTTGAGTATTGTTCCAAAACTCAGCAGAAACAAATGCTTGAGATCTGTGAAAGCTGTGTCAGAGAAGAGACACTGAGGGAAGTAAGAGACTCGCACTTCTTTTCTATTGTCACTGATGAAGTAGTAGACATAGCGGGAGAGGAACATTTGCCAGTGTTGGTGCGATTTGTTGATGATTCTCATAATCTAAGAGAGGAATTCATAGGGTTTTTACCTTATGAGGCCGATGCCGAAATTTTAGCTGTAAAGTTCCACACGACTATCACTGAAAAGTGGGGTCTAAACATGGAGTACTGTCGAGGTCAAGCCTACATCGTCTCCAGTGGGTTTGCTTCTAAAATGAAAGTTGTGGCTACAAGACTCTTGGAAAAGTATCCACAAGCTGTGTATACACTGTGTTCCTCTTGTGCCTTAAATGTTTGGCTGGCAAAATCCGTTCCTGTTGTTGGTGTTTCCATTGCATTAGGAACAATCGAAGAAGTTTGCTGTCTTTTTAATCAGTCTCCGCAATTACTAGTAGAACTGGACAACacaatttctgttctttttcagaaCAACGAGGAGAAGGGTAACGAGCTGAAGGAGATCTGCCGTTCTCAGTGGACAGGCAGGCATGATACTTTTGAGGTTTTAGTGGACCTCATGCAAGCACTGGTACTGTGCTTGGATGCGGTAAGCAGTGACTCATCCGTCAGGTGGAACAACTTTATTGCCGGTCGAGCATTTGTACTTTCAAGTGCATTGACAGATTTTGACTTCATTGTCACTattgtaattctgaaaaatgttctgTCTTTTACAAGAGCATTCGGAAAAAATCTCCAAGGACAAACATCAGATGTGTTCTTTGCAGCTAGCAGCTTAACAGCAGTGTTGCATTCTCTGAATGAAGTGATGGAGAATATTGAAGTTTACCATGAATTTTGGTTTGAGGAAGCAACAAATTTGGCTACAAAACTGGATGTACAAATTAAACTCCCAGGAAAATTTCGCAGGGCACGACAAGGTAACTTGGACTCTGAGGTAACATCAGAAAATTACTACAAAGAAATCCTTAGTGTCCCCACAGTGGAGCATATTATTCAAGAATTAAAAGACATATTCTCAGAACAACATTTAAAAGCTCTTAAGTGTTTATCGTTGGTGCCCTCAGTCATGGGGCAGCTCAAATTCAATACGTCTGAGGAGCATCATGCTGACATGTACAAAAACGACTTGCCTAACCCAGACACGCTTTCTGCTGAGCTTCATTGTTGGAGAATCAAGtggaagcacagaggaaaagatATTGAACTTCCAGCTACTATTTATGAAGCACTTCACTTGCCTGACATAAAGTTTTTCCCTAATGTTTACGCGTTGCTTAAAGTCTTGTGCATACTTCCAGTGATGAAGGTGGAGAATGAAAAATACGAAATAGGACGAAAGCGCTTAAAGGCATACCTGAAAAACACCTTGACAGAGCAAAGGTCAAGCAACCTAGCTTTGCTGAACATAAACTTTGATATAAAACATGACTTAGATTTAATGGTGGACACCTACATTAAACTCTATCCAGATAAAGTGGAGTTTCAAGAAGACTTTATTCCCTCAAACAACTCTGAAGTAACAGAAGATGCTTAA